Proteins encoded together in one Paenibacillus sp. window:
- a CDS encoding tripartite tricarboxylate transporter substrate binding protein, with amino-acid sequence MRRNAIVALLVVTLLAMVGCSQATNGSSSYPSGDLTFLVPYPAGGVNDIVTRQVAQMGKEYFNHPAVVLNRPGASGTLGTTEYMQEKANSHKLLLASRSIFVTVPLVQDVQYAFADIEPVIGIDNVEFIVYTNPKKTGIDSVEKLIEYGKSNTIKYGSAGPGSDLHLIQAGLFAMAGVKAEAVVFGGGGEAINNVAAGHIDVAVGPPGAGLTLIKEGSIVPIAVAGPAAYTGFEGMTVPTLKETGYDISYPGLNFFAMKAGTDAANIQFMYDQIAKIYETEAFKEVVNNTKLDLKPIGPDEIKQYIAEQQATAEKLHELIEKSGQ; translated from the coding sequence ATGAGAAGAAACGCAATCGTAGCCTTACTCGTCGTCACATTGCTAGCCATGGTCGGCTGCAGCCAAGCCACGAACGGCAGCAGCAGCTATCCGTCCGGAGATTTAACGTTCTTGGTGCCGTATCCCGCGGGGGGCGTCAACGATATCGTAACTCGCCAAGTTGCGCAGATGGGCAAGGAATATTTCAATCACCCTGCCGTCGTGCTCAATCGTCCCGGTGCGAGCGGAACGTTAGGCACGACCGAGTACATGCAAGAGAAAGCGAATTCGCACAAATTGTTACTCGCGAGCAGAAGTATTTTCGTCACGGTTCCGTTGGTGCAGGATGTCCAATATGCTTTTGCGGACATCGAACCGGTTATCGGCATCGATAATGTAGAATTCATTGTCTATACCAATCCGAAGAAAACGGGAATCGACAGCGTGGAAAAATTGATCGAATACGGCAAGTCCAATACGATCAAGTACGGTTCCGCAGGCCCGGGTTCCGACTTGCACCTGATTCAAGCCGGATTGTTCGCGATGGCAGGCGTGAAGGCCGAAGCGGTCGTGTTCGGCGGCGGCGGCGAAGCGATCAACAACGTGGCCGCGGGCCACATCGACGTCGCGGTCGGGCCGCCGGGCGCAGGATTGACATTGATCAAAGAAGGCTCCATCGTTCCGATCGCCGTTGCGGGTCCGGCAGCGTACACGGGCTTCGAAGGAATGACCGTGCCGACGCTGAAGGAAACAGGCTACGACATCAGCTACCCGGGCTTGAATTTCTTCGCGATGAAAGCCGGCACCGACGCTGCGAACATTCAATTTATGTATGACCAAATCGCGAAGATTTACGAGACGGAAGCGTTCAAGGAAGTTGTGAACAATACGAAATTGGATCTTAAGCCGATCGGTCCGGACGAAATTAAGCAATATATCGCGGAACAGCAAGCAACGGCGGAGAAGCTTCACGAGCTGATCGAGAAGAGCGGTCAATAA
- a CDS encoding tripartite tricarboxylate transporter TctB family protein — MKINKNIVGGGFFIVLSAAILLAIPYQIKDTSDALVNAQFLPRAVTWVMLLLSACLFVQGLLNAKRGSAEKDTITIQLSDELRVGLTIVLLVVYAIIMPLVGFMISSIAVCGAVLLLMKVKKWTYYAYTLAIILITYAIFKYLLNIMLP, encoded by the coding sequence ATGAAGATAAACAAAAACATCGTCGGCGGCGGTTTTTTTATCGTTTTGTCGGCGGCGATCCTGCTCGCCATCCCTTATCAGATCAAAGATACATCGGATGCGCTGGTGAATGCGCAATTTCTTCCGAGGGCGGTGACGTGGGTCATGCTGCTGTTAAGCGCATGCTTATTCGTTCAAGGATTGTTAAATGCGAAGAGGGGCAGCGCGGAGAAGGACACGATTACGATCCAGCTTTCGGATGAATTGCGTGTAGGGTTAACCATTGTGTTGTTGGTCGTTTACGCGATTATTATGCCGCTTGTCGGGTTCATGATTTCCTCGATTGCGGTATGCGGCGCCGTGTTGTTGCTCATGAAAGTAAAAAAGTGGACTTACTACGCTTATACGTTGGCGATCATCTTGATCACATACGCCATTTTTAAATATTTGCTGAACATTATGCTGCCGTAA